The following DNA comes from Bombus terrestris chromosome 2, iyBomTerr1.2, whole genome shotgun sequence.
TCCGGATTGCTCCGTCGTTTCAGAACTCTTTTGTTCGTCCGATTCATTTTACCGATTCTCCAATGGCGTAAAAATGTTCAATCTTTCTAATATCGCGGTTAGAATACGTCATATTTAAACGTGTCTATCTCACTGGAAACGAAAACAGTTTCATACCCGGAACTTCATAGAGGCAAGTATCCATAGTAACCGTTTGTTGTACACTGTGAGAGATACTTGGAAAAAATCGATAATTCAGGACAATATGCGACGTCCATAACGTGCACGTTAAAtgtgaaaagattaaaaaataagttaaaaatacGGCACAATTATAGataagaaattcaaatttatttaacttatttcttgtctaatatataaagaataacaCAGacactatatgtatataaatagtaTGTAAACAGAATACAGCAAATAGGATACATAGTGCAAGCATTGCTATGAAACATTATTTACATCAGAAGGTATATCGTTTATTAGTAGCCGTATTGTACAAAAGTACTTATAAGATCTCCAGATCACAATGTCGAATCTCGGGATGCTTTTTCTACGagtattaaagaaaaaagttaAATCATAATGTCAAATAGTTAGAAATCGATATGTAAAATGTTCTTGGTATACCTTTAGATTTAGTTCCATTCTGTCTATCTCTCCACCAAGCGTATCAACAATAGCTTCGCCATGCTTTAACATAAATGCTTCCAATTCTTTTATGTCTGTCATTCCTGTTACTTCCTAAGGAatagaataatttgaaaattaatgtaATACTTTTTGGACATTAAGCTAGTACCTTTAGCATTTGAACAAGATCGTGCTTCTCCAAATAAGACCTTGTTAATTCCCTGCCGTCGAAGTCTAATTCAGCCTTGTACCGAACTAAGTCGTTACCCATATCGATACCCTTGACATCATAGATTGCTCGAACCTGATTATTTCGAATTCAATTAACttaaataaagttaaatatatatatatatacttttatatatattttatatatgtactatatttatatatatatatatatatatatatatatatatatatttatttatttacttatttattacgatacaatcataaaaatattaccaTTATATCTGCTTCTAATTCCGCATTGATTTTATCTAGATCTTCTTGAGATATACTTCTTCCAATTAAAGCAGTGGCATTTGTATGTATTATAAACCCAGCTATACTGCCAAGTAGACCACCAACTAGAAGAGATCCAATGGCATCAAACATGGGGTTTTCCAAATAGGATGTTAAACCCATACATGCAGCTGCACATACAAGACCAAGCACCTATCATATTCAAAAGAACACCTTATGTTTAATAACTGCGAttgttccttcctttctttttttcttttttcttttttatttttttttgtctaatAAATACTTACAGCTGCACAATCTTCCATAAGTACGACGTTTACGGAAGGATCTTGTCCTCCTAATACATAGTCCTTAAATGTTTGTCGTTTTTCTCCTGCACCTTTTTTTATTGATTGTATTGCTACTAATAAAGTTGCTCCTTCGGATACCATAGATCCAGCCAAGATAAAATATGCCCAATAAAATGATTCTATTGTCGAAGGATTCAGAAGGCCGTGAATTCCGTGATATATAGATAGACCAGTTCCAACACAAAAGATACCAACCCCAGATATTAAAGAAGATACATATCTCATATTTGTATAGCCATATGGATGATCAGGATTAGGagtctaaaatattaaaaatgtatatagagaTATAAAGCAAGATTTATCTTAATTTCACATGACATAATTTTATGCATACTTGTACTGATTTATGTATACCATATGCTAATATCAATTGATTACAAGTATCTGCAGCAGAGTGAATACACTCTGAAAACATACTATGCGAACCAGTATACAACCACGCACACAGCTTACATAAAAAATTGCAACCATtgctaaaagaaagaaagataaatgTAGTATACCAATAAtgaagtatttttaaataaaaataaaaagataggaCTTACATTACAATAGCAGTTAAAACTACTTTGCCAGATCTTCCAAAAAGACCTTCTTGATCTATGGATTGTGTTTTACTACCAATTTCTCGTCTATAATCTCTTAATCTTCGTTTAACAGTAAATATATCTATGGAAtcataaaacatttaaattaaaagatttatatcAGTCCTACAAAAagaatatgttaataaaaatagtgACAATGATcctgtaaaatgaaaaaatgtccAGAAGAAAATGAAACTAATCAACTTATcaaataaaatgttttctaactctattgtaaatatatttagggaaattcattttaaattatGTCTATATAAAGCAGAGAATAATATCCTTACTTTGCTGATAAGCTTTCTGTTGAAGTTCCTTCTTAAGAAGTTCTTTTGCTAAGATTTCCCGTGATCCCCAGACTTCTATC
Coding sequences within:
- the LOC100647252 gene encoding zinc transporter 9; translated protein: MLQRVPNLLKVFHNISHYNKECLYMFQIGYARRHINTLITYNYNTRYKVQIVANPQKIFTANNVKHLQEWRWILITISKPISVIAKVQKEETIDSSKSTQNNVQRIIELKEENLGQLKERNLDVKPDDNQTKEGQQNLKTEVKKKKTEKRVSSLERNFITPVRAMSDFLLKPSDLENLPKTKRRSPYEFEPPITVYWRKDVEAKAIEVWGSREILAKELLKKELQQKAYQQNIFTVKRRLRDYRREIGSKTQSIDQEGLFGRSGKVVLTAIVINGCNFLCKLCAWLYTGSHSMFSECIHSAADTCNQLILAYGIHKSVQTPNPDHPYGYTNMRYVSSLISGVGIFCVGTGLSIYHGIHGLLNPSTIESFYWAYFILAGSMVSEGATLLVAIQSIKKGAGEKRQTFKDYVLGGQDPSVNVVLMEDCAAVLGLVCAAACMGLTSYLENPMFDAIGSLLVGGLLGSIAGFIIHTNATALIGRSISQEDLDKINAELEADIMVRAIYDVKGIDMGNDLVRYKAELDFDGRELTRSYLEKHDLVQMLKEVTGMTDIKELEAFMLKHGEAIVDTLGGEIDRMELNLKKKHPEIRHCDLEIL